One Microbacterium keratanolyticum DNA window includes the following coding sequences:
- a CDS encoding branched-chain amino acid transaminase, producing MSTASSPVRYLLHDGELIDYADARLHVLSTSMKYGVGVFEGFRAYWSEEEGELYAFRVQDHMRRLLDSMRVVEIEGPTDIDELTEQLLGLVRANDLRSNLHMRAQVFVDSADGKPDDTGPSTVYMAAIPMGNYFGATGLDVQISSWARLSDRAMPPRVKSIANYQNGRLALLEARRNGYGAALLLTENGHVAEGAGYNVFMVRQGRLCTPPSTESILEGITRDSVIQLAQKELGLEIDIRPIDRTELYSADEIFVCGSAAEVNHVKSVDRTPIGDGSQPGEITAQLQGLYQQAVRGQLDSFRDWVIPVYGTAR from the coding sequence GCATGAAGTACGGCGTCGGCGTCTTCGAGGGCTTCCGCGCCTACTGGAGCGAAGAAGAGGGCGAGCTGTACGCCTTCCGCGTGCAGGACCACATGCGCCGTCTGCTCGACTCCATGAGAGTCGTCGAGATCGAAGGCCCGACCGACATCGACGAGCTCACCGAGCAGCTGCTCGGACTCGTCCGTGCGAACGACCTGCGCTCGAACCTCCACATGCGCGCCCAGGTGTTCGTCGATTCCGCCGACGGCAAGCCCGACGACACGGGCCCCTCGACCGTCTACATGGCCGCCATCCCCATGGGCAACTACTTCGGCGCCACGGGACTCGACGTGCAGATCAGCAGCTGGGCCCGCCTCTCCGACCGCGCCATGCCCCCGCGCGTGAAGTCGATCGCCAACTACCAGAACGGCCGCCTCGCTCTGCTCGAAGCACGCCGCAATGGCTACGGTGCAGCGCTCCTGCTCACCGAGAACGGGCACGTCGCCGAAGGCGCCGGCTACAACGTCTTCATGGTGCGCCAGGGCCGACTCTGCACGCCACCGTCGACTGAGAGCATCCTCGAAGGCATCACCCGCGACAGCGTCATCCAGCTCGCGCAGAAGGAGCTCGGGCTCGAGATCGACATCCGCCCCATCGACCGCACGGAGCTGTACTCGGCCGACGAGATCTTCGTCTGCGGCAGCGCCGCCGAGGTCAACCATGTGAAGTCGGTCGACCGCACGCCCATCGGCGACGGCTCGCAGCCCGGTGAGATCACCGCGCAGCTGCAGGGTCTCTACCAGCAGGCGGTGCGCGGTCAGCTCGATTCCTTCCGCGACTGGGTCATCCCGGTCTACGGCACCGCTCGCTGA